The genomic stretch TTAAAGAGGGAGTCCCTACTATCACCTTGTTATTTCAAGTGCAAATATTGTACATTAGCCAAATATTTGTGACACTTTTAggaattttctttttcaaagtcaacaatatGTTTTTGGGCTAAACCATGTTCAATATGATGTCAACGATAaaaattttcttttcaaaattcaTACAACATGTAATAAGATGATCGACTAACTTATAACACAAACTATACAAATTATGATTATGTATATCCCAAATTAAGTGTgataaaattcaaatttcaatgcGGATGCAACCTACATATTACAACTTAAAAATCAATCAAATGATCTAAAGCAATTATCAATACAACATATAATTTACaatcctaatattaatatttacaacTTAAAAACAAGCCTAGTTGCTTTTACTAtcactaatattaatatttacaaTTTAAATACTTAATAATGGAATCAAATtagattatattaaaataaattatattcgttaacaccaaaaaaaaaaaaaattaataaataaattatattcatAGAGAAAGTTTCCGACAAATTTTTAATTCAAAACGACATCAAACTTCTCATTCCGTATTCACTCCCCTCCCTCTCAAGCTCCATCCCAAAACCCAATCTCGGAAAACCCTAAATTATCGCAGTCGCGCAGCCCCTTCCTCAGCCTCTCGCATCTTCCTTCCGCCATCTTCTTCCAACTTCAACCTTCCaggtatatttttattttcatcttttcattttttttttctcttttttttttcctccAAAAAAACCATAGGTTAATGCTAGTtaaatttgaagatgattaatcaCATAGAACAtgcttaattttgattaattttgttCATGCGGTGTTCAATTTGTTAATTGCGTCAGATATATTTAAGATCGCAAAATTCtcattgaaattagggtttttaatttttttttgtgttttcaatTGCAGTGTTTGATTTGTTGTTGTGAACAGTATGTATAACGGAATAGGTTTACAAACCCCAAGAGGTTCAGGTACCAATGGGTACATTCAGAGCAACAAGTTTTTCGTGAAACCTAGAACTTCTAAGGTTGCTGAGAACATGAAGGGGTTTGAAGCAGATCAGGGTACTGCTGGGGTTACCAGAAAGGCCAACAAAGAGATTCTCGAGCATGACCGCAAGCGTCAGATTCAGCTCAAGCTTGTTATCCTTGAAGACAAGCTGATTGATCAGGGTTATACTGAGTCTGAGATTGCCGACAAACTTGAGGAGGCTCGGATTAATTTGGAAGCTGCTGCTGATGACAATGATGGATCGTCCAATTTGGATAAGTAAGTGTTTAGGATTTTGATGTTTCTGTTAGACTAATGATTTGATCTTTACGCTATTTGTTGAATTGTCTCTGTTCTCTGTGAATGGTTGGTTACGAATTACGATGATATTGTTTTTGTCTCCTGGTTTGAAATAACCTTGTGGTTAGTATTTATGTTTTGGATAGTTTATGACTTTTGCATAAATGAATTACAGCTAAATGGACAGCACTCTGTTGATAAAATCTGTTGATAAAATTTGTTGATAAAACATTTGCATGTTGAGAATCATGTCTATTTCAATTTGTATTTTCAAGAATGGTCGTAGTGGGCGACTTGGAACTGGGTGCAATTTAAACAGATCCAAGATAATGTTAAGTGCCCATTTGCTTAAGCTTGAAAATGTGATTTATGTTAAAATCATGATTTATTTTGTAGGGATTTGTGTAAAGCTTATGTTTTTCCTTTTGTTTGGTTACTACCCATTTTTTGTAAGAATCAActcaaaatagttttccaaaatcaCGTAATCGTTTTTTTTCTTTCAGATTCCAATTTATTCTTGGTACTTGTACACAGAAATAATTATAGAACGTCTTtttattcatgattttttttttgaaatatttagatTCCCTATACACAGAATTATTTTAGAAGCACCTTTTTATTCATGAAAAAAAAAGCTGAAATATACAGATTCTCACTGCCCTATACAAATGCAGTTACACATAGGCGTACACTCATCCTTATTTTTGTGAATTGTGTTTGCAAAGTTAATACCTACGTATCACTTAAATAAAATCTTTTGTGAAATTTCAGGATTTCTGATACACAGACTCACCAAATTGCTGCCAGAAAGGAAAAACAGATGGAAACATTGAAAGCTGCTCTTGGCATAGCTTCACCTGAAGATGGTGAATTGATTGCTGACGGGAATGATGAGGAGGCTGGAAATGAAAGGGGTGTATCTGTTCCGGACACAAAACATATTTCTGAACATTCCTTTTTGGACAGAAATTTCAGTCGGAAGAAACAACCGGAAGAAGTTCTAAAAGAAGAAAATATTAAGAAAAAAAGTGTCAAAGACATAAGGCACCACGGGAAGGGTGGGACTCTCAAGAAAAAGTTCAAGGATGATTCATCTGATTCAGACAGCAGTACGGATGACGAGAAGACAGGTAGAAGAAGGAAGCACAGTAGAGTGAAAAACGACAGTGGTGATGAATCTGATTCTGATAGTGATGCTCAGAGGAAGGTCAAAGCTAAAAAGAAGCAGAAGACATCATTGCACCACAAGAAAGGCAGGGTGGAGGACAGTGATGACACTGATTTTACTTCTGATACTGATGACAGCAACAGTGCAAGAAAAGGTgataaaaaaccagaaaaaacaaGTAAGAAACATGATTCCGGTAGTGATTCTGATCATCATGAAGGCTTGCATAGACATAGGACTAAAGAAGTGAAGGGACATACAAAGATCAGCAAACGTCATGACTCTGAAGAGGAATCTGATTCTGATATTGAGGCAGAGAAACATGGTAGACTGGATAAGCAGAAAATGAAGAGGTATGGTTCTACTAATGAGGATTCTGGTAGAGTCGGTGTTAGGCATTCAAGACAAGACAAACATGTTAAAAGGCGGTCATACTCTTCCTCTGATGATAGTAGCAGTGACAGTGATTCAGGCAGCAGTGATAGTGATCACAGGtatgaaaaaactaaaaaaggTGGGTTTGCAGCAAAGAGAGGTGGGCCAAAGGAGGAAATAAATGACAGAGGTATTGCTGCTGAAAAAGGGAAAAGTAGTGCTAATGCTGATGGATTGGATTCTTTAAGAAAATCATATGGGAGAGATTTTAAAGAGGGTCCAAATTCTAGAAGTCAAGCAATGGCAAAGGGTGACAAGATTGATGAAGATAGAGATAGGGAGACTATCAAATTGGCTAAGCATGAtggagagggtaggaagtctgaGTCAAAATCTCGAATTTATCAAAATGATAGTCAAGAAAAAGAGGGCTATTCTAAGTCAGCTAGGCTCAGAGGCAATGATATTGAAACTTATGAGCAAAGAGGCAGAAATTATAACAAGGATGTTGAATCACAATCTGTTGGACGAATTGATCGGTATAAGGATGATTATGAAACAAGAAGGAAGGGAAAACATGATAATGATTATAAAAGGAATCTGGATGACCATGGAGAAAAAAGACATGGAAGAAATGAAGATGAGCGCACTGAAAGAAAGCACTTAAGGGATGAGGATGTTTCAAGAGATGGAAAACATAAGAGAGGCAGGGAAGTTCACCGAGAGAATAAGAGCTTaagagatgatgaagatgattcaagagatGGAAAACATAAGAGAGGCAGGGAAGTTGACCGAGAGAATAAGAGCTTAAGAGATGATGAAGATGCTCGTGGAGAGAGAAAACACGGAAAGGATGAAGATTTTCCTACAGGAAGAAAGCACTTGAGGGATGAGGATGATCATGTCAAAACAAATATTAGAGGGATTGAGGATGAACGTGCAGGAAGGAAGAGCTTaagagatgatgaagatgattcaagagatGGAAAACATAAGAGAGGCAGGGAAGTTGACCGAGAGAATAAGAGCTTAAGAGATGATGAAGATGGTCGTGGAGAGAGAAAACACGGAAAGGATGAAGATTTTCCTACAGGAAGAAAGCACTTGAGGGATGAGGATGATCACATCAAAACAAATAATAGAGGGATTGAGGATGAACGTGCAGGAAGAAAGACCTTGAAGGATGGGAATGATtatgaagaaagaaagaaattaaGGGATGATGGTCGTCATAGAGAAGCACCAAACAAAAGGGATAGGAGTGGTGGCATTGGAGAAAGAAAGAACTCAAGGGATGAGGATGGCCGTGGAGAGAAGAAGAGCTCTAGGGATGGGGATGATCATAGAGAAACAAAAATCAGAAGGATTGAGGATGATCGTACGGAAAGAAAGACCATAAGGAATGAAGATGATTATGGAGAAAGAAAGCGCAGaagggatgatgatgatgacaatgTGCATGGAGAAAGAAGGCATTATAGAAGGGACGCTGATGATGAAGAAAGAAGGCATTATAGGAGGGATGATGATGATGGAGAAAGAAAACACAGAAGGGAGTAGTTTAAGCAGGAAAATGAAGTTTATAAGAGGGATATCCATGTGAATTACTCCCAGAAAACCAAATTCAATGTATTTAGTTCAAGGGAGAGCATGAAAACCAAACACCGTAATCCAAGGTTTTAGAATGCTGATGTAGTACTTCACCTTTGAATGTGGACGTGAGTCTTTTTTGTTGTCTTCTTACATTTCTGCTGTTTAAAagcttgtaattttttttaatgtgttTGAACTATTATTCATGTTTGCCTAGATTCCAAGTTGACTTGTCAGTTTTGTGTCTTCTTCCTCTTAAGAGTGTAATGAATATTTGCAAGAGTGGTATACTGAACCTGTTATTTTCATGAAAGAAAGTATAGACGTTGTGGTTAATGTGATGGAAAGTCAGGCAAGGCCACCGGAAAATGTTCATAAATTTCATAACAATAGTAGATATGTTCAACTATTGTGTTATGGTAGTTTGAATCATCTTGGGGCCATTGTTGTtgagtatctgttttgcagaaattCTAAGTGAATCAAATATAATTGTGGTGGGATGAACCTAGCTCTCTTCTGCAGAAAATGAAATACAAACCTAATGGTTGTCTACTTGGTTCAAATATAGAATACTAAAAACTAATGGTTACTTTGTTTGAAATTCCATTTGTTTTGTTAAGAGATTTCAGCTTGGGGATTGAATTGAAATTCTGgttaaataaaaatttgaatgtGAAAACAGTTTTTTTCATCATTCTTAGTCTTACTTTGATTTGCAATTGAAATTCTTTCAACTACACTGCTGATTTAAGAAATATTGAAGAAATACTTGAATGTGACGGGTGAGTTAGATGAAGAAAAACAACTTGTatcaatttatttttgttattatccaTTTGAAATTAAGCCAGTTGGTTAACAACGTATCAGACATCAAATTGTTTAATAATATATTGCTGGTTTCAAATATAAACAACGATTTTTTTTCAATAGTCTTAGATATAAACAAAAGTCATCTATAGGTATAAT from Vicia villosa cultivar HV-30 ecotype Madison, WI linkage group LG4, Vvil1.0, whole genome shotgun sequence encodes the following:
- the LOC131596211 gene encoding uncharacterized protein LOC131596211 — encoded protein: MYNGIGLQTPRGSGTNGYIQSNKFFVKPRTSKVAENMKGFEADQGTAGVTRKANKEILEHDRKRQIQLKLVILEDKLIDQGYTESEIADKLEEARINLEAAADDNDGSSNLDKISDTQTHQIAARKEKQMETLKAALGIASPEDGELIADGNDEEAGNERGVSVPDTKHISEHSFLDRNFSRKKQPEEVLKEENIKKKSVKDIRHHGKGGTLKKKFKDDSSDSDSSTDDEKTGRRRKHSRVKNDSGDESDSDSDAQRKVKAKKKQKTSLHHKKGRVEDSDDTDFTSDTDDSNSARKGDKKPEKTSKKHDSGSDSDHHEGLHRHRTKEVKGHTKISKRHDSEEESDSDIEAEKHGRLDKQKMKRYGSTNEDSGRVGVRHSRQDKHVKRRSYSSSDDSSSDSDSGSSDSDHRYEKTKKGGFAAKRGGPKEEINDRGIAAEKGKSSANADGLDSLRKSYGRDFKEGPNSRSQAMAKGDKIDEDRDRETIKLAKHDGEGRKSESKSRIYQNDSQEKEGYSKSARLRGNDIETYEQRGRNYNKDVESQSVGRIDRYKDDYETRRKGKHDNDYKRNLDDHGEKRHGRNEDERTERKHLRDEDVSRDGKHKRGREVHRENKSLRDDEDDSRDGKHKRGREVDRENKSLRDDEDARGERKHGKDEDFPTGRKHLRDEDDHVKTNIRGIEDERAGRKSLRDDEDDSRDGKHKRGREVDRENKSLRDDEDGRGERKHGKDEDFPTGRKHLRDEDDHIKTNNRGIEDERAGRKTLKDGNDYEERKKLRDDGRHREAPNKRDRSGGIGERKNSRDEDGRGEKKSSRDGDDHRETKIRRIEDDRTERKTIRNEDDYGERKRRRDDDDDNVHGERRHYRRDADDEERRHYRRDDDDGERKHRRE